In the genome of Paenibacillus sp. FSL R5-0766, one region contains:
- a CDS encoding NUDIX domain-containing protein — protein sequence MTPERFDIYDDQQHWIGTALRSEVHAKGYWHRSFHCWIVRDEGEQRRVLFQRRRDIKDTFPGCYDITAAGHLTAGEQLQDASRELEEELGVYTPFEALTYLLTATQQLQGEVRGVPFIDREFSAVYGLCLNQPLEAYVLQPSEVDSLYEVPLDDLLALFRNEIDVIQATGVQTQPLTSPPHSIGHKDPLSDHAADAPARIVREIWATEFVPHGTAYYTDVLEALYHVPKE from the coding sequence ATGACCCCAGAACGTTTCGACATTTATGACGATCAGCAACATTGGATCGGTACAGCACTGCGCAGTGAGGTCCATGCCAAAGGATATTGGCACCGTTCATTCCACTGCTGGATCGTGCGTGACGAAGGCGAGCAACGACGGGTTCTTTTTCAGCGGCGACGTGATATTAAGGATACCTTCCCCGGATGTTACGACATTACAGCAGCAGGTCATCTTACCGCAGGTGAACAACTGCAAGACGCCAGTCGTGAGCTGGAGGAAGAACTGGGTGTTTATACTCCATTCGAGGCACTAACCTATCTACTCACGGCTACACAGCAGCTCCAAGGAGAAGTGCGTGGTGTCCCATTCATAGATCGGGAATTCAGCGCCGTCTATGGATTATGTCTGAACCAGCCGCTTGAAGCCTACGTTCTGCAGCCCAGCGAGGTGGATAGCCTGTATGAAGTGCCGCTGGATGATCTACTCGCTTTGTTTCGTAATGAGATCGACGTCATTCAAGCTACCGGAGTTCAGACCCAGCCATTGACATCACCACCACATTCCATCGGTCATAAGGACCCATTAAGTGATCATGCAGCTGATGCACCGGCACGTATCGTTCGCGAGATTTGGGCAACGGAATTTGTACCTCACGGTACAGCTTATTATACGGATGTGCTGGAAGCTCTGTATCACGTGCCCAAAGAGTGA
- the mscL gene encoding large conductance mechanosensitive channel protein MscL, protein MKGVLNEFKEFAVRGNVIDLAVGVIIGAAFGKIVTSLVNDIIMPPVGKLMGGIDFSQKIINLDRDIKTANGQDITTLAQANEAGATVIAYGQFINVMIDFLIVAFCIFMLVKGINYLKSKEHKKPEPQKTTKACKYCLSEIPAAATRCSHCTSELEAEGTGAPA, encoded by the coding sequence ATGAAAGGCGTACTTAACGAATTCAAGGAATTTGCCGTCCGCGGCAACGTCATCGATCTGGCGGTCGGTGTCATTATCGGGGCTGCTTTTGGTAAAATCGTCACGTCCCTCGTGAATGATATCATCATGCCACCGGTGGGTAAACTGATGGGTGGAATCGACTTCAGTCAAAAAATCATCAACCTGGACCGGGATATCAAAACAGCAAACGGACAGGACATCACCACCCTCGCTCAAGCCAACGAAGCTGGGGCTACCGTGATTGCTTATGGTCAGTTCATCAACGTTATGATTGATTTTCTTATCGTTGCCTTCTGTATCTTCATGCTTGTGAAGGGCATCAACTATCTGAAAAGCAAAGAACACAAAAAGCCCGAGCCGCAAAAAACGACCAAGGCTTGCAAGTATTGCCTATCGGAAATTCCAGCCGCAGCTACCCGCTGCTCGCACTGTACTTCAGAGCTTGAAGCTGAAGGCACCGGCGCTCCGGCATAA
- a CDS encoding xanthine phosphoribosyltransferase, giving the protein MQLLKDKVRQEGIVLSEQVLKVDSFLNHQMDPVLMKEVGKEFIRRFEGENITRVLTIESSGIAPGIMTALELNVPLIFARKQKSLTLTEDILVEKVYSFTKQETNEITVAKKFMKPGDRVLIIDDFLANGEAAFGLARIVEQVGAEVVGIGIVIEKAFQPGGRLLKEAGYRVESLVRIGALSDGQVTFADEEGTN; this is encoded by the coding sequence ATGCAATTGTTAAAAGACAAGGTAAGACAGGAAGGTATCGTCCTGTCCGAGCAAGTACTCAAAGTGGATTCATTCCTGAACCACCAGATGGACCCGGTTTTGATGAAGGAAGTGGGCAAGGAATTCATTCGGCGCTTTGAAGGTGAGAATATCACACGTGTGCTGACTATTGAGTCGTCAGGGATTGCACCAGGCATCATGACTGCGTTGGAGCTGAACGTGCCGTTGATCTTTGCACGGAAGCAGAAGTCGCTCACACTGACAGAAGATATTCTGGTAGAGAAGGTCTACTCCTTCACGAAGCAGGAGACGAATGAAATTACCGTTGCCAAGAAGTTCATGAAGCCTGGTGATCGCGTGCTGATCATTGATGATTTTCTGGCGAATGGTGAAGCAGCATTTGGTCTGGCTCGCATTGTGGAGCAGGTTGGAGCCGAAGTGGTGGGTATCGGTATTGTGATTGAAAAAGCATTCCAGCCGGGAGGTCGCTTGCTGAAAGAAGCAGGATACCGTGTGGAATCATTGGTTCGCATCGGGGCACTGTCGGATGGACAGGTTACATTTGCGGACGAGGAGGGCACGAACTAA